Proteins encoded together in one Paenibacillus sp. window:
- a CDS encoding Flp family type IVb pilin, which translates to MLKQKMKQLLTEESGQGMTEYGLIIGLVAVAVIAVLTTMGGQLKAKFNQIITSLGGTAQ; encoded by the coding sequence ATGTTGAAGCAAAAAATGAAGCAATTGTTGACGGAGGAAAGCGGTCAAGGGATGACGGAGTACGGTTTGATTATCGGTCTCGTGGCCGTTGCGGTCATCGCCGTGCTGACGACGATGGGCGGACAGCTCAAAGCGAAGTTCAACCAGATCATTACGAGCCTTGGCGGCACAGCCCAATAA